The following coding sequences lie in one Lelliottia jeotgali genomic window:
- a CDS encoding Cellulose synthase operon protein C: MRKFSLSLLSLSLGLTLMPLAQAANSPQQQQLLEQVRLGESTHREDLVRQSLYRLELIDPNNPDVIAARFRYLLRQGDNAGAQKELDRLKGLAPSSSAYKSSQNAMLLSTPEGRQSLQQARLLATTGHTQEAIDAYDKMFAGNPPDDALATEYWTVVAKNPSRRSEAIDHLRRLNISNPGNTDLQNTLAQLLFQSGRRDQGFAVLEQMAKSNSGREVASSLWYQQIKDLPVSSASVKALQDYLQVFSAGDNVTAARSQLETQQKQLADPAFRAKAEGLAAVEAGKGGAAVSDLQQAVSANHADSEAVGALGQAYSQRGDRARAVAQFEKAIALDPQSDNRGKWDSLLKVNRYWLLIQQGDAALKANNVSQAERYYQQARNIDNTDSYAVLGLGDAAVARKDNAAAERFYRQALRMDSGNSNAVRGLANIYRAESPEKADQFIRSLSASQRRSIDDIERSLTNDRLSAQAEQLENEGKFAQAAEIQRRRLALSPGDVWITYRLSRDLYSAGQHSQADTLMRQLASQKPADPEQVYAYGLYLSGNSQDRAALAHLNTLPREKWNGNIQELSDRLQSDQVLETANRLRDSGKEHEAETLLRQQPPSTRIELTLADWAQQRGDNTSAKAAYNAVLQREAQNEDALLGLAEVYIAEGNKDAARAELAKLPAGQNGEAPSINMQRRVARVQSDLGDTAAAQQTFNKIIPQAKSQPPSMESALVLRDAANFQAQSGQPQQALDTYKDAMVASGVTTTRPADNDSFTRLTRNDEKDDWLKRGVRSDAADLYKQQDLNVTLQHDFWGSSGTGGYSDLKAHTTMLQVDAPLSDGRMFFRSDMVNMDAGSFDTKDGTYDPKWGTCAATPCSGNTSQKQNGASVAVGWQNKTWEMDIGTTPMGFDVVDVVGGLSYSNDLGPIGYTLNAHRRPISSSLLAFAGQKDPNTGTTWGGVRATGGGVSVSYDKGEANGVWSSLNMDSLQGKNVEDNWRIRWMTGYYYKLINDNNERLTVGVSNMLWHYDKDLSSYSLGQGGYYSPQEYVSFALPVTWRKRTENWSWELGGSVSWSHSKTKDGMRYPIQGLIPNDNYDANDELMYSDKKEPEKGSSSSGTGYTARAIIERRVTSNWFVGLGVDIQEAKDYTPSHALIYVRYSAAGWQGDMDLPPQPLIPYADW, from the coding sequence ATGCGCAAGTTCTCATTAAGTTTACTCAGTTTATCGCTCGGCTTAACGCTGATGCCGCTGGCGCAAGCCGCCAATTCTCCGCAACAGCAACAGCTGCTGGAACAGGTTCGTCTCGGCGAATCGACCCACCGCGAAGATTTGGTTCGCCAGTCGCTGTACCGTCTGGAGCTTATCGATCCGAATAATCCAGATGTGATCGCCGCGCGTTTCCGCTATTTGTTGCGGCAGGGCGATAACGCCGGAGCGCAAAAAGAGTTAGACCGTCTCAAAGGGCTGGCCCCGAGTTCCAGTGCCTATAAATCCTCGCAAAATGCGATGCTGCTCTCGACCCCGGAAGGGCGTCAATCGTTGCAACAGGCACGCCTGCTGGCGACGACTGGCCATACGCAGGAAGCCATCGACGCGTACGACAAAATGTTTGCCGGGAATCCTCCTGACGATGCTCTGGCGACAGAATACTGGACGGTGGTCGCGAAAAATCCGTCTCGCCGTAGCGAAGCGATTGACCATCTCCGACGCCTCAACATCAGTAATCCTGGCAACACGGATCTGCAAAACACGCTGGCGCAGCTGCTGTTCCAGAGTGGACGCCGCGATCAGGGGTTTGCTGTGCTTGAGCAGATGGCAAAATCGAATTCCGGGCGCGAAGTGGCCTCCAGCCTTTGGTATCAGCAGATCAAAGATCTTCCCGTTAGCTCGGCCAGCGTCAAAGCATTGCAGGATTACCTGCAGGTGTTCAGCGCGGGCGATAACGTGACCGCCGCGCGTTCGCAGCTTGAAACCCAACAAAAACAGCTGGCCGATCCGGCCTTCCGCGCCAAAGCCGAAGGGCTGGCCGCCGTGGAAGCAGGAAAAGGTGGCGCAGCGGTTTCGGACCTGCAACAGGCGGTCAGCGCTAACCATGCCGACAGTGAAGCGGTGGGCGCACTCGGACAAGCCTATTCTCAGCGCGGCGATCGTGCCCGCGCGGTGGCGCAGTTTGAAAAAGCGATCGCTCTCGATCCGCAGAGCGACAATCGGGGTAAATGGGACAGTCTGCTGAAGGTGAACCGCTACTGGCTGCTGATCCAGCAGGGTGATGCGGCGCTGAAGGCGAACAATGTTTCACAGGCGGAACGCTACTATCAGCAGGCGCGTAATATCGACAACACCGACAGCTATGCGGTGCTCGGCCTCGGTGATGCCGCCGTGGCGCGCAAAGATAACGCTGCCGCCGAGCGTTTTTATCGTCAGGCCTTGCGGATGGACAGCGGCAACAGCAATGCGGTGCGCGGGCTGGCGAATATTTATCGCGCCGAATCGCCCGAAAAAGCCGACCAGTTTATCCGCTCGCTTTCTGCCAGCCAGCGCCGCAGCATCGATGATATCGAGCGCAGCCTGACCAACGACAGATTATCTGCCCAGGCGGAACAGCTGGAAAATGAGGGCAAATTTGCGCAGGCAGCCGAAATTCAGCGTCGTCGTCTGGCGCTTTCTCCGGGCGATGTGTGGATAACCTATCGCCTGTCGCGCGATCTCTACAGCGCCGGGCAGCACAGCCAGGCGGACACGCTGATGCGCCAGCTGGCCAGCCAAAAGCCCGCCGACCCTGAACAGGTTTATGCCTACGGGTTATACCTCTCCGGCAACAGTCAGGATCGCGCCGCGCTCGCGCATCTGAATACCCTCCCACGCGAGAAGTGGAACGGCAACATTCAGGAACTGTCGGACAGATTACAAAGCGATCAGGTGCTGGAAACGGCCAATCGCCTGCGTGATAGCGGCAAGGAGCACGAGGCGGAAACGCTATTACGCCAACAGCCGCCGTCCACTCGTATCGAGCTAACGCTGGCGGACTGGGCGCAACAGCGTGGGGATAACACCTCGGCGAAAGCGGCGTACAACGCCGTCCTGCAACGCGAAGCGCAAAACGAAGACGCGCTGCTGGGCCTGGCGGAAGTGTATATCGCGGAAGGCAACAAAGACGCGGCCCGCGCTGAACTGGCGAAACTGCCGGCCGGGCAGAACGGCGAAGCGCCATCGATCAACATGCAGCGCCGCGTGGCGCGCGTGCAGTCCGATCTCGGCGATACTGCCGCTGCGCAGCAGACCTTCAACAAAATTATTCCGCAGGCGAAATCGCAGCCGCCGTCGATGGAAAGCGCGCTGGTCCTGCGCGATGCGGCCAACTTCCAGGCGCAAAGCGGTCAGCCGCAGCAGGCGCTGGATACTTACAAAGATGCGATGGTGGCCTCTGGCGTCACCACGACGCGTCCTGCAGATAACGACAGCTTTACTCGCCTGACGCGCAATGACGAAAAAGACGACTGGCTGAAACGCGGCGTGCGCAGCGATGCGGCCGATCTCTACAAGCAGCAGGATCTGAATGTCACCCTGCAACATGACTTTTGGGGTTCGAGCGGAACGGGTGGCTATTCCGACCTGAAGGCCCACACCACCATGCTGCAGGTGGACGCGCCGCTGTCGGACGGGCGGATGTTCTTCCGTAGCGATATGGTGAACATGGATGCCGGTTCGTTTGATACCAAAGATGGCACCTACGATCCGAAATGGGGTACCTGTGCGGCGACGCCGTGCAGCGGCAACACCAGCCAGAAACAGAACGGCGCAAGTGTGGCCGTGGGCTGGCAGAATAAAACTTGGGAGATGGATATCGGCACCACGCCGATGGGCTTTGACGTCGTCGATGTGGTTGGCGGTCTGAGCTACAGCAACGATCTCGGCCCGATTGGTTACACCCTGAATGCCCATCGTCGTCCTATCTCCAGCTCATTGCTGGCCTTTGCCGGTCAAAAAGATCCCAATACCGGCACCACCTGGGGCGGCGTGCGCGCTACGGGCGGTGGCGTGAGCGTCAGCTACGACAAAGGCGAAGCCAACGGCGTCTGGTCAAGTCTGAATATGGACTCTTTGCAGGGCAAAAACGTCGAGGACAACTGGCGTATCCGCTGGATGACCGGCTATTACTACAAGCTGATCAACGACAATAACGAGCGCCTGACGGTGGGCGTGTCGAATATGCTCTGGCATTACGATAAAGACCTGAGCTCTTATTCTCTGGGACAGGGCGGTTATTACAGCCCGCAGGAGTACGTCTCCTTCGCGCTGCCGGTCACCTGGCGTAAACGCACGGAAAACTGGTCATGGGAGCTGGGCGGTTCGGTCTCCTGGTCGCATTCCAAAACCAAAGACGGGATGCGCTATCCGATTCAGGGTCTGATTCCGAACGATAACTACGATGCGAACGATGAGCTAATGTATTCCGACAAGAAAGAGCCGGAAAAAGGCAGCAGCTCGTCCGGAACCGGCTATACCGCGCGGGCGATTATCGAACGTCGCGTGACGTCGAACTGGTTTGTCGGTCTTGGTGTTGATATCCAGGAGGCCAAAGATTACACCCCGAGCCATGCGCTGATTTACGTGCGCTACTCTGCGGCGGGCTGGCAGGGCGATATGGACTTGCCTCCGCAACCGCTTATCCCTTACGCGGACTGGTAA
- a CDS encoding Protein yhjK, whose amino-acid sequence MAMVSAVTMVFVFIFCVILLFHSVQQNRYNTASQLESIARSVRGPLSAAILKGDIPEAETIIQRIQPAGIVSRADVVLPNQFQALRMSFIPERPVPMMTMRLFELPVQISLPLYSLERPANPQPLAYLVLQADAYRMHKFVMSWISTLVTTYLLLTLILTVALTWCINRLIVHPLRKIARELDNLAPQDQVGHQLTLPRLHHDDEIGMLVRSYNINQQRLLRQHDELNSNATRFPVSELPNKAFLMALLEQTVARQQTTALMAVACETLQDTAGVLKESQREILLLTLVEKIKSVLAPRMVLTQVSGYDFVILAHGVKEPWHAITLGQQVLTVINERLPIQGIQLRPSASIGLAMYYGDLTAEQLYRRAFSAAFTARRKGKNQIQFFEPEQMEKAQQRLTEESDILTALDNDQFAIWLQPQVNLATGEVKSAEALLRVQQADGSWELPEGLIERIESCGLMVTVGYWVLEEACRQLAAWQERDINMPLSVNLSALQLMHPTMVSEMLELINRYRIKPDTLILEVTESRRIDDPNEAVKILKPLRNAGIRIALDDFGMGYAGLRQLQHMKTLPVDVLKIDKTFVEGLPDDSSMVEAIIQMARSLNLHVIAEGVETEAQRDWLAQAGVESGQGFLFAKAVPAEEFEKRYFCEDKSDDYPHAKV is encoded by the coding sequence ATGGCGATGGTTTCAGCCGTCACTATGGTGTTTGTATTCATCTTTTGCGTTATTTTGCTGTTTCATTCCGTACAGCAGAATCGCTACAACACGGCTTCGCAACTGGAAAGTATTGCCCGATCGGTCCGTGGACCGCTGTCTGCCGCCATTCTTAAAGGGGATATCCCCGAAGCAGAAACTATCATACAGCGCATTCAGCCAGCGGGGATTGTAAGCCGCGCGGATGTGGTGTTACCCAATCAATTCCAGGCGCTGCGGATGAGCTTTATTCCCGAGCGTCCGGTTCCGATGATGACCATGCGCTTATTTGAGCTGCCGGTACAAATCTCGCTCCCGCTCTATTCCCTCGAACGCCCGGCTAACCCTCAGCCGCTGGCCTATCTGGTGTTGCAGGCCGACGCGTATCGTATGCATAAGTTTGTCATGAGCTGGATTTCCACGTTAGTGACTACTTACTTACTTTTGACGCTGATCCTCACCGTGGCTCTGACCTGGTGCATCAACCGGCTGATCGTCCACCCGCTGCGTAAAATTGCCCGTGAACTGGATAATTTGGCACCGCAGGACCAGGTTGGACACCAGCTCACACTGCCGCGCCTGCACCATGACGATGAAATCGGCATGCTGGTGCGCAGTTACAATATCAACCAGCAGCGCCTGCTGCGTCAGCACGATGAGCTGAACAGCAATGCGACCCGCTTCCCGGTCTCCGAACTGCCTAACAAAGCCTTCCTGATGGCTCTGCTGGAACAAACTGTCGCACGCCAGCAAACCACCGCGTTGATGGCTGTCGCCTGTGAAACCTTGCAGGATACGGCGGGCGTACTGAAAGAGAGCCAGCGTGAAATACTGCTGCTCACGCTAGTGGAGAAAATCAAGTCGGTGCTGGCACCGCGCATGGTTCTGACTCAGGTGAGCGGCTACGACTTCGTTATTCTGGCCCACGGCGTGAAAGAGCCGTGGCACGCGATTACATTAGGTCAGCAAGTGCTCACTGTCATTAATGAGCGCTTACCGATTCAGGGCATCCAGTTGCGCCCGAGCGCCAGCATTGGTCTGGCGATGTATTACGGCGATCTGACGGCAGAACAGCTTTATCGTCGCGCGTTCTCCGCCGCCTTCACTGCGCGTCGTAAAGGCAAAAACCAGATTCAGTTCTTCGAGCCGGAACAGATGGAGAAGGCGCAGCAGCGTCTGACAGAAGAGAGCGATATCCTCACTGCGCTGGATAACGACCAGTTTGCGATCTGGCTCCAGCCGCAGGTCAACCTGGCGACGGGCGAGGTGAAAAGTGCCGAAGCGCTGCTGCGTGTGCAGCAGGCGGACGGCTCCTGGGAGCTGCCTGAAGGGCTTATCGAGCGCATTGAATCCTGCGGTCTGATGGTGACGGTGGGCTATTGGGTACTGGAAGAGGCATGTCGGCAGCTTGCAGCCTGGCAGGAGCGTGACATCAACATGCCGCTGTCGGTGAACCTCTCGGCGCTACAGCTGATGCATCCGACGATGGTCTCGGAGATGCTGGAGCTGATCAATCGTTACCGTATCAAGCCCGACACGCTCATTCTGGAAGTCACGGAAAGCCGTCGTATTGACGATCCGAACGAGGCGGTGAAGATTTTAAAACCGCTGCGTAACGCCGGTATTCGCATCGCGCTGGATGATTTCGGCATGGGCTACGCGGGCTTACGCCAGCTCCAGCACATGAAAACACTGCCGGTGGATGTGCTGAAAATCGACAAGACCTTTGTCGAAGGACTGCCAGACGACAGCAGCATGGTGGAAGCCATTATCCAGATGGCACGCAGCCTGAATCTGCACGTCATTGCCGAAGGCGTTGAAACTGAAGCTCAGCGCGACTGGCTGGCACAGGCGGGTGTCGAAAGCGGTCAGGGATTCCTGTTTGCGAAAGCCGTTCCAGCGGAAGAATTCGAAAAACGTTACTTCTGTGAAGACAAGAGTGACGACTATCCCCACGCAAAAGTCTAA
- a CDS encoding Endoglucanase precursor, with translation MKAFRWCVMAILVMAAANVRAACTWPAWEQFKKDYISEGGRVIDPSDARKISTSEGQSYALFFALAANDRKTFDLLLDWTRDNLAQGDLSQHLPAWLWGQKEKNSWAVIDSNSASDADIWIAWSLLEAGRLWKAPDYTATGIALLKRIAREEVVKVPGLGLMLLPGKIGFAEETSWRFNPSYLPPQLANYFTRFGAPWTTLRETNLRLLLETAPKGFSPDWVQYQKNKGWQLKPEKTFIGSYDAIRVYLWAGMLHDRDPQKARLLARFKPMTTLTTKKGVPPEKVDVASGKTTGDGPVGFSASLLPFLQDRDAQAVQRQRVADRFPGNDAYYSYVLTLFGQGWDQHRFRFTAKGELHPDWGQECASSH, from the coding sequence ATGAAAGCGTTTCGCTGGTGTGTGATGGCAATTCTGGTAATGGCGGCGGCGAACGTTCGCGCCGCCTGCACCTGGCCGGCCTGGGAGCAGTTTAAGAAGGACTACATCAGCGAAGGCGGGCGCGTCATTGATCCCAGTGACGCGCGCAAAATCAGCACCTCCGAAGGGCAAAGCTACGCGCTGTTCTTTGCCCTCGCGGCAAACGACCGTAAGACCTTTGATCTGCTGCTGGACTGGACGCGCGACAACCTTGCACAGGGCGATCTGAGCCAGCATCTTCCCGCCTGGCTGTGGGGACAAAAAGAGAAAAACAGTTGGGCGGTGATCGACAGCAATTCGGCATCAGACGCCGATATCTGGATTGCCTGGTCGCTGCTGGAAGCGGGGCGTTTATGGAAAGCGCCGGACTACACCGCCACCGGAATAGCGCTGCTCAAGCGCATTGCCCGCGAAGAAGTGGTCAAAGTGCCTGGACTGGGTTTAATGTTGCTGCCCGGTAAAATCGGCTTTGCCGAAGAGACTTCCTGGCGCTTCAACCCAAGCTATCTCCCGCCACAGCTGGCGAACTATTTCACCCGTTTTGGCGCACCCTGGACCACGCTTCGTGAAACCAATTTGCGCCTGCTGCTGGAAACCGCGCCAAAAGGGTTCTCACCCGACTGGGTGCAGTATCAAAAAAATAAGGGCTGGCAGCTGAAGCCAGAAAAAACGTTTATCGGCAGTTACGATGCGATTCGCGTGTATCTCTGGGCGGGCATGTTGCACGACCGGGACCCGCAGAAAGCGCGACTGCTGGCACGTTTTAAACCCATGACCACGCTTACAACGAAAAAAGGCGTTCCGCCGGAGAAAGTCGATGTCGCCAGCGGTAAAACCACGGGTGATGGCCCGGTCGGTTTCTCTGCTTCGCTGCTCCCGTTTTTACAGGATCGCGACGCACAAGCGGTACAACGCCAGCGCGTGGCCGATCGTTTTCCCGGTAACGACGCCTATTACAGCTACGTGTTGACTCTGTTCGGACAAGGATGGGATCAGCACCGTTTTCGCTTTACCGCAAAGGGTGAATTACACCCTGACTGGGGCCAGGAATGCGCAAGTTCTCATTAA
- a CDS encoding Cyclic di-GMP binding protein precursor, which translates to MSALPAMMAQAAPDNSPAPTVPVVAQADEAVATAAPAQTENVVPNQPTEGNTLPGTPTGAQAVGQVMPGVKGANAPIVADNTPSRDVKLTFAQIAPPPGSMVLRGINPNGGVEFGMRSDEVVSSALLNLEYTPSPSLLPVQSQLKVYLNDELMGVLPVTKEQLGQKTLAQVPINPLFITDFNRVRLEFVGHYRDVCENPASSTLWMDVGRNSSLSMTYQTLAVKNDLSAFPIPFFDPRDNRPLTLPIVFAGSPDIAQQQAATIVTSWFGSRSGWRGQTFPVLFDQLPERNAIVFATNDKRPAFLRDHPEVKGPTVEMMSHPDKPYVKLLVVFGRDDKDLLQAAKGIAQGNVLFRGNSVAIGEVKPLLARKPYDAPNWIRTDRAVTFGELKTYEEQLQSTGLEPSAINVSLNLPPDLYLLRSNGIDIDLNYRYTAPPTKDSSRMDISLNNQFLQSFPLTSSQDTNKLLLRLPVLQGLLDGKTDVSIPALKLGAVNQLRFDFQYMNPMPGGSVDNCITFQPVANHVVIGDDSTIDFSKYYHFIALPDLRAFANASFPFSRMADLSETIVVMPKTPNEGQVSTLLDAMASVGAQTGLPAINVTLTDDGSQIQGKDADIMVIGNIPDKLKDDKRIDLLVHATESWVNTPLRQTDFPSIMPDKADREASVQTNVSSQGPMAAIVGFQSPYNDQRSVIALLADSPRGYELLNSAMNDSGKRAAMFGSVSVIRESGVNSLRVGDVYYVGHLPWFERLWYALSNHPVLLAIFAAISVVLLAWVMWRLLRIISRRRLHSDRE; encoded by the coding sequence ATGAGTGCGCTGCCCGCAATGATGGCTCAGGCAGCGCCTGATAATTCACCTGCACCGACCGTACCAGTCGTCGCGCAAGCGGACGAGGCGGTTGCGACCGCCGCGCCTGCGCAAACTGAAAACGTGGTGCCTAACCAGCCAACTGAGGGCAATACGCTTCCGGGAACGCCGACGGGTGCTCAGGCGGTGGGCCAGGTGATGCCGGGCGTGAAGGGGGCGAACGCACCGATTGTTGCGGATAACACGCCATCGCGTGACGTGAAACTCACTTTCGCGCAGATAGCGCCGCCTCCGGGCAGTATGGTTCTGCGCGGCATCAACCCGAACGGTGGCGTTGAGTTTGGTATGCGCAGCGATGAAGTGGTCTCCAGCGCGCTGCTGAATCTGGAATACACGCCGTCGCCATCCCTATTGCCGGTGCAGTCGCAGCTGAAGGTCTATCTCAACGACGAACTGATGGGTGTACTGCCCGTCACCAAAGAACAGCTGGGACAAAAAACGCTGGCGCAGGTGCCGATCAACCCGCTGTTTATCACCGACTTTAACCGCGTGCGCCTCGAATTTGTCGGCCATTATCGTGACGTCTGTGAAAACCCGGCCAGCAGTACGCTGTGGATGGACGTCGGTCGCAACTCCTCTCTGAGCATGACATACCAGACGCTGGCGGTGAAAAACGATCTCTCCGCGTTCCCAATCCCGTTCTTTGATCCACGCGACAATCGCCCGTTAACGCTGCCGATCGTGTTCGCGGGTTCGCCGGATATTGCCCAACAGCAGGCGGCGACCATCGTCACCTCCTGGTTTGGTTCTCGTTCCGGCTGGCGCGGTCAGACCTTCCCGGTGCTGTTCGACCAGCTGCCGGAAAGAAACGCCATCGTTTTTGCCACCAACGACAAACGCCCGGCGTTCCTGCGCGATCATCCTGAGGTGAAAGGGCCGACCGTCGAAATGATGAGTCATCCTGATAAACCGTATGTGAAGCTGTTAGTGGTCTTTGGTCGTGATGACAAAGATCTGCTGCAGGCCGCGAAGGGTATTGCGCAGGGTAACGTTCTGTTCCGTGGCAACAGCGTTGCCATTGGCGAAGTGAAACCGCTGCTGGCGCGTAAACCTTACGATGCGCCGAACTGGATCCGCACCGATCGCGCCGTGACGTTTGGCGAGCTGAAAACGTATGAGGAACAGCTCCAGTCAACGGGCCTCGAACCTTCAGCGATTAACGTCTCGCTGAATCTGCCGCCGGATCTGTATTTGCTGCGCAGCAACGGGATCGATATTGATCTGAACTACCGCTATACCGCACCGCCGACCAAAGACAGCTCGCGGATGGATATCAGCCTGAACAACCAGTTCCTGCAATCCTTCCCGCTGACCAGCAGCCAGGACACCAACAAATTGCTGCTGCGCCTGCCGGTACTTCAGGGGCTGCTGGACGGCAAAACGGACGTCTCCATTCCGGCACTGAAACTGGGCGCGGTGAATCAGCTGCGCTTTGATTTCCAGTACATGAACCCAATGCCTGGCGGGTCGGTGGATAACTGCATCACCTTCCAGCCGGTGGCGAACCATGTGGTGATCGGTGACGATTCCACGATCGACTTCTCGAAGTATTACCACTTTATCGCCCTGCCGGATCTGCGCGCGTTTGCCAACGCCAGCTTCCCGTTCAGCCGCATGGCAGACCTGTCTGAAACCATTGTCGTGATGCCAAAAACGCCAAACGAAGGCCAGGTCTCGACGCTGCTCGATGCGATGGCGTCCGTGGGTGCGCAAACCGGATTACCGGCGATTAACGTTACCTTGACCGATGATGGCAGCCAGATTCAGGGCAAAGATGCCGACATCATGGTCATCGGCAACATCCCGGATAAACTGAAAGACGACAAACGTATCGACCTGCTGGTCCATGCAACCGAATCCTGGGTTAACACGCCGCTGCGCCAGACCGACTTCCCAAGCATCATGCCTGATAAGGCCGACCGCGAAGCCAGTGTTCAGACCAACGTCAGTTCACAAGGCCCAATGGCGGCGATTGTCGGCTTCCAGTCTCCGTACAACGATCAGCGCAGCGTTATCGCGCTGCTGGCGGACAGCCCACGCGGCTATGAATTGCTGAATAGCGCAATGAATGACAGCGGCAAGCGTGCCGCCATGTTTGGTTCGGTGTCGGTGATTCGTGAATCCGGCGTCAACAGCCTGCGCGTCGGCGATGTTTACTACGTCGGTCACCTGCCGTGGTTCGAGCGCCTGTGGTATGCCCTGTCCAACCACCCGGTGCTGTTAGCGATATTCGCGGCAATCAGCGTTGTGCTGCTGGCATGGGTGATGTGGCGTCTGCTGCGTATCATCAGCCGTCGTCGTCTGCATTCGGATCGTGAGTAA
- a CDS encoding Cellulose synthase catalytic subunit: MLLNIVGVLVGIWRYFYGPENEVLTVFVSLAWVFYNLIILGGAVAVSVESKQVRRAHRVEISMPAAIAREDGHLFSCTVHDFSDGGLGIKINGNAKVLEGQKVKLLLKRGQQEYVFPTQVVRVLGNEVGLQLMPLTKKQHIDFVQCTFARADTWALWQDSFPEDKPLESLLDILKLGFRGYRHLAEFAPSSVKIIFRSLTSLVSWVVSFIPRRPERDEAEQQPDPVMAQQ, from the coding sequence GTGCTGCTGAATATTGTCGGCGTGCTGGTGGGGATTTGGCGCTACTTCTACGGCCCGGAAAACGAAGTGCTGACCGTGTTCGTCAGTCTTGCGTGGGTCTTCTACAACCTGATTATTCTCGGCGGCGCGGTGGCGGTGTCGGTAGAAAGCAAACAGGTGCGCCGCGCACATCGCGTCGAAATCTCCATGCCAGCGGCGATTGCCCGTGAAGATGGCCATCTGTTCTCCTGTACCGTTCACGATTTCTCCGACGGCGGTTTAGGCATCAAGATCAACGGCAACGCAAAAGTGCTGGAAGGGCAGAAGGTGAAATTACTGCTCAAGCGCGGCCAGCAGGAGTACGTATTCCCGACGCAGGTCGTGCGTGTGTTGGGCAATGAGGTGGGTCTGCAGTTGATGCCGTTGACTAAGAAACAACATATCGATTTTGTGCAGTGTACGTTTGCCCGCGCGGATACGTGGGCGCTCTGGCAGGACAGCTTCCCGGAAGATAAACCGCTGGAAAGTTTGCTGGATATTCTGAAGTTGGGGTTCCGTGGTTATCGCCACCTTGCAGAATTTGCTCCGTCGTCAGTGAAAATTATTTTCCGATCACTTACCTCGCTGGTTTCCTGGGTGGTGTCGTTTATCCCTCGTCGCCCTGAGCGGGATGAGGCGGAACAACAACCGGACCCGGTTATGGCTCAACAATGA